A window of Streptomyces sp. NBC_01142 genomic DNA:
CGTCCAAACAGCGCCGATCTTTGTCCATGGACCGGCTCACCGCCAGGGGGCGATCGTTGGTCGCGGTACGTGACCAAGTGAGGGGCGGAACGTGGCTGAGTTCACGGTCGGTGATACGGACTTTCTGGTGGACGGGCGGCCGGTGCGGCTGCTGTCGGGGGCGCTGCACTACTTCCGGGTGCACGAGGCACAGTGGGACCACCGGCTGGCGATGCTGCGGGCCATGGGGCTGAACTGCGTCGAGACGTACGTCCCGTGGAACCTGCACGAGCCCGAGCCCGGCCGGTACGCCGACGCGGAGGCGCTGGGGCGGTTCCTGGACGCCGCGCACGCTGCGGGGCTGTGCGCGATCGTGCGCCCGGGGCCGTACATCTGCGCCGAGTGGGAGAACGGCGGGCTGCCGCACTGGCTGACCGGCCGCCTCGGACGGCGCGCGCGCACGGACGACGCCGAGTACCTGGGGCATGTGGAGCGGTGGTTCACGCGGCTGCTGCCGCAGGTCGTGGAGCGCCAGATCGGACTCGGCGGGCCGGTGATCATGGTTCAGGTCGAGAACGAGTACGGCAGTTACGGCTCCGACCAGGGCTATCTGCGCCACCTCGTGGAACTGCTGCAGAGCTGCGGAGTGACGGTCCCGCTGTTCACCTCCGACGGGCCCGAGGACCATATGCTGACCGGCGGTTCGGTGCCGGGCGTGCTCGCGACGGCGAACTTCGGGTCCGGCGCGCGGGAGGCGTTCGAGACGCTGCGCCGCCATCGGCCCACCGGGCCGCTGATGTCCATGGAGTTCTGGTGCGGCTGGTTCGACCACTGGGGCGGGGACCATGTCGTACGCGATCCGGCGGACGCCGCGGCAGCGCTGCGCGAGATCCTGGAGTGCGGCGCCTCGGTCAACATCTACATGGCGCACGGCGGCACGAACTTCGCCGGCTGGGCGGGAGCCAACCGGGGTGGCGGCGCACTGCACATGGCCGAGCTCCAGCCGGACGTCACGTCGTACGACTACGACGCGCCGGTCGACGAGTCCGGGCGGCCGACGGAGAAGTTCTGGCTGTTCCGGGAGGTGCTCGCGCAGTACGGGGAGGGGCCGCTGCCGGAGCCGCCGCCCGCCCCCGCCCGGCTCGGCACCCCGGTGCGGGCGGAGCTCGCCGAGTGGGCGCCGCTGGGGGACGTACTGGAGGTGCTCGGCGGGCCGGAGACGGAGACTCCCGTGCCGCCGTCCTTCGAAGAGCTGGACGTGGACCGCGGTCTCGTCCGCTACCGGGTCGACGTCCCGGGACCGCGGCAGCCGTATCCGCTGAGCCTCCCGGGTCTGCGGGACCGGGCCGTTGTGTACGTCGACGGGGTACGGGCCGGTGTGCTGAACGGCGAGAACACGGTGCTGGAGGAGCCGGTGGCGGGGCCCGCGGCAGTGGAACTGTGGGTGGAGTCGCTGGGGCGCGTCAACTACGGGCCGCGCACTGGCGAGTCCAAGGGGATCACCGGCGGCGTACTGCACGAGCGGCAGTATCTGCACGGCGTACGGGCGCGGGGGCTGCGGCTGGATGCGTTCGAGGAGGCGGGCGCGGTCGCCAAGGTGCCCTTCCGCGCGGCCGGGGAGTGGGCACCGGGCCTGTACCGGGGCGCCTTCGAGGTGAGCTCTCCGGGCGACGCGTCGCTGGAACTGCCGGGCTGGGGGCGCGGCTTCGTCTGGGTGAACGGCTTCAATCTCGGCCGCTACTGGTCGGTGGGCCCGCAGCGCGCGCTGTACGTCCCCGGGCCGGTGCTGCGCGCGGGCACGAACGAGGTGTGGGTGCTGGAGCTGGAGAGCGCGGGAGCGCCTGAGGGCGATGGCGTTGGCGTTGGCGTTGGCGAGAGGGTTGTTCGCCTCTCCTGAGCCGTACCGCCGCGCAGCCGCCCCGCCGTTCACCCGCCCTGCCGTCCTGCGGGTCCTGCCGTACAACAGAGGGGCAGATGCCGGACCGACGCGTCCGGCACCTGCCCCTCCCTCTCACGTGCTAGAGCTTTGCCGCTTCCGACTTGATGGTGGCGGCGAAGGTGGACACCTCGCTGTAGACACCCGGGTAGTTGGGCCGTGCGCAGCCCTGGCCCCAGCTGACGATGCCGACCTGGATCCATGCGCCGCCGTTGTCCTTGCGGAACATCGGGCCGCCGGAGTCACCCTGGCAGGTGTCGACGCCGCCCTGCGGGAACCCGGCGCAGATCTCCTCGCCGGCCACGAGCTCGGGGTACGACTGCTTGCAGCTGGCGTCCGAGACGAACGGCACCGTGGCCTTGCGGAGGTAGCGCTGCTGGGCGCCGCCCTCGCGGGTTCCGCCCCAGCCGGCCACGGTGAAGGTGCCGCTGTTGTACGCCGTCGTGTCGGCGATCTTCAGGGTGGGCAGGTTGATCGGCTTGGCGAGCTTGATCAGCGCCCAGTCCTTGCCCGTGCCGTTGTAGCCGGGAGCCTGGAGGACCTTGGTCGACCTGACCTTGATGGCGTTGGAGCTCTGCAGGTCGACGACGCCCGCGGTCGCGGTGATGCTGGTGTTGTTTCCGGAGCCGTTCACACAGTGAGCGGCGGTCAGGACGATGTCCTTGGCGTAGAGCGAGCCGCCACAGCCCATGGAGAGCCGGACCATGAAGGGGAACTCTCCCTGAGCGGCCGGAGTTCCGCCGACGACGGGCGGCGGAGCGGCGGCAGCAGAGCTGGGCGAGAGGCTGATCGCGGCGAGAGCGACGGCGCCGGCCGCGGCGCATCTCTTGAGCACGCGCAGAAGTTGCTTCAACGGACTGCCTTTCGTGGGGGGTTGAAAGGTACGCGGATGGCGAACCCGCGCAGCACGGTCCAGTGCTGACATGGGCCCGACAAAGCGTGATCCGGATTATGGAGAGTGGATCAGCCGCCCCACAAGGAGCAGTTTTCGGCCATGGTCATCAGCGGGGATTCGCCCCCTGCCCCCGTACAGTTGAGTCCGGCCGACCGTCGCGCACAGGGGGTACGGAACGTGGTGAACGGCAGCGAGGTGGTACGCGGCTTCCCGCATCTCGACACCGTGCGGGCGGCGATCACCGCGCTCTACCGGCGGCTGTCCCCCGAGGGCGTGCACTCCTACGCCCCCAGCGTCCTGCCGGCCGATGTGGCCTTCGCCGACCAGGACGATCTGCACCTCGGCGCACAGCGCGTCGCCCGCGCCCTCGTCCAGCATCTGCGGCTGCCCGACGCGCGGATGATCGTGAGCTTCCGCGAAATGCGCCATGCCGCAAGCGTCGAACTCACCGCGGGTCCCGAGTACTTCATCGAGCTCAACGACCGCTTCCGTACACACCGCCGGGACATCGGCGCTGCCCTCGCGCACGAGATCATGCATGTGCTGCTGCACAGACTGGACCTCTCGTTCCCCGGCACCCGGGACAACGAGATCCTCACCGACACCGCGACCACCTACCTCGGCGCGGGCTGGCTGCTGCTCGACGCGTTCCGCGAGGACAGCGTCTCCAGCCAGAAACTGGGCTACCTCACGCCCGAGGAGTTCGGGTATGTACTGGCCAAACGGGCGATCGCCCTCGACGAGGATCCCTCGCCGTGGTTCACCAGCCCGCAGGGATACACGGCGTACACCAAGGGCCGTGCCCAGGCGCTGCGCGACGCCCAGCAGCCCCCGCTGACCACCGCGGGCTGGACGGGCCGGCACCGCTACGCCAAGGACCGACGCCACGCCAGGGAGCATCCGGACCCTGCCCCGCCGGACGACTCCGTCGCGTACGCCTTCGAAAGCGACCCCGACGGGATGCGCGTCTCCTTCCCGTGCCCCACCTGCCTCCAGCGCATCCGCGTTCCCGTGCGGGGGCGGGTGCGCGCCCGCTGCGGGCTGTGCCGGACCATCCTCGAATGCGACACCTGACCGGACGACCGTAGGGTCGAAGCATGACGAAAGAGCCGACAGCAGGCGTGGCCGACCTGTTCGAGGCGGTGCACGCCGGCGAGGACGACGTCGTCGTGGGGCTGCTCAGGGCCGGGATACCCGTCGATGCGACCGACGAGGACGGGCAGACGCCGCTCTATCTGGCGGCGGTGAGCGACGAGGTGGGCATCGTGCGGCTGCTGCTGGCCGCGGGCGCCGCGCCCGAGCGGGCCGGCGGCCCCGACGCCGGGGACCTTCCGCTGTGCGGGGCCGCGGTCGGCGGGCACACCGAGGTGGTCCGGGCGCTGCTCGCCGCGGGCGCCCGGCCCGATCTGCCGGAGGCGTACGGCTTCACGGCCATGGCCTGGGCGGTGGGCCAGGGGCACGCCGCAACGGTCGAGGCGCTGCTGGAGTACGGCGCCGACCCCGATCTGCCGGGCCCGAACGGTGAGCCGCCGCTGGTGTCGGCCGCCCGCCGCGGCTCCCCGTCGACGGTGCGGGCACTGCTGCGGCACGGCGCCGCGTCGAAGGACGCGGCACTGGCGGAGGCCCGGCAATGGCTCGTACGGGATGTGGAGCGGGAGCTGCGGGAGGGGCTGCTGCGGGCGTACGGGGAAAGCGAGGGGTACGAGGCCGACTCGCGGCGGGTCGAGGAGGACGGCGGGGTCACCGTCGTCGTCGAACTGCTGCGGGACGGCGAGCCCATGGCGGGCAATGAGCAGCAGACCGGCCACGGTGCGATCGCCACGCTGCTGGAGGGCGAGCTGGGGATCCAGACGCCGTACGCGGACCTGGCCGAACGCGCCCTGCGCTGCGGGGACCCGGACCAGGACGACTGGATCGAGTCGGTGACGGCGCTGTGGCGGCGCGGCGACGAGGAGACCTTCCAGGCTGCGGCGGCCTGGTGCGCGAGCGACGACCCGCTGCGGCAGGCATTCGCGGCGGACGTACTGGCGCAACTGGGCTTCACGAGCACGGTGACGGCGGACGGACACCCCGGGCCCCGGCGGCCGTTCGCCGCGCGGGCGTTGCCCTTGCTGCGCGAGTTGTCCCGTGAGGCGCAGGAGCCGGAATTGATCCAGGCGGTTGTCCTCGGGCTCGGCCACCACGGGGATCCGGCCGCGCTGCCCGAGATCCTGCGGCATGCCGGGCATCCGGATGCGGAGGTGCGTCACCGGGTGGCGCTGGCGCTGGGCGGGCTCGTGCCGAACGACCATGCGGACGGCATCGAGACGCTGATCGCGATGAGCCGGGACGCGGACGCCCATGTCAGGGACTGGGCGACCATGGCGCTGGCGGGCGTGGAAGCCGATACGCACCGGATCCGCGAGGCGCTCGCGGCACGGCTCAACGACCCGGACGCGGACACCGCGGCCGAGGCGGCCAGGGGGCTGGCGATGCGTCAGGATCCCCGTGCCGCTCAGGCGTTGACGCGCCTGCTGGCGGACGAGGACCCGGACGGCTACGCCCGCGACACCGCCGCGGATGCCGTGCGGCACATACAGGACGAGCGGCTCAGGCGCCGCCTGGAAGGAACGTCGCCGCGCTGCCGCTGACGGATCCCGGCGCACCCGCGCCTGCGGCTCTGCCCGTGGCGGCAGTGGAGGCGGCGCGGGCTCGGTCGGCCCGGTTCCGTACGCCTGCCCGCGCCTGCGGCTCTGTCCGTGGCGGCAGTGGAGGCGGCGCGGGCTCGGTCGGCCCGGTTCCGTACGCCTGCCCGCGCCCGGCCTGCCGGTTCGGCCCGGTTCCGTACACCTGCCGCGCCCGGCCTGCCGGTTCGGCCCGGCCTCACCGGAGCCGCAGCGCACCCGGCGCCCGCTCCTCCATGATCCGCACCAGCCAGTCGAAGACGGTCGCACCCTGCCCCGCCTCCGCCCGGTCCAGCTCCTCCTGGACCGCGGCCCTGTTCTGCGGATGGACTCGGCCCAGCCGCAGCCGAAGCTGTCGTACGGTCTCGTCCCGCCCCAGCGCCCGGCGGGAGAGTTCGTGGTCGCGCCACTCGATGACGAAGTCGCCGTCGTCCGGCGTCCCGAAGCCGCCGCCGAGGCAGTCCGCGAAGGCGTCGAGGTTGCGGCCGAAGTATCCGCCCGGCCCGTTCACGGCTTCGCCGATCACCTGCCAGAAGCTCTCCAGGCCGGCGACCTCCGCCCCGTCGATCACATAGGTCCTGGTCACGGGGCGGAGGTTACCGGGGAAGGAGGTTTCCTGGCTCAGCAGCCGTGGTCGACGAGGTCGAACGACTCGTAGTGGTCGGCGGTGTAGTAGTCCTCCTCCTGTGCCTCGTCGCCGGTGACGAGGCGGCGGGCGCCCCGGTGGGACGAGCCCGGCGTCTTGACGGTGTACTCGTGGTAGTAGCCGGTCGACTGCGACGGCAGGATGCCCTCGCGGTTCTGGAAGACGGTGCCGTCCTGGGGATACGGGAACGGCCCGTCCGACTCGATCAGGCCGAGGGTGTCGTGCGCCTGCGAGGGGAGGTCGGAGTAGCAGATCTCACCGACGGCGGCGGAGGTGAACTCCGGTGCGGCCGCGGCCTGTCCGCCGATGAGCAGGGTCGAGACAAGGGCGGCGACGCCGCCGAGCGTGGCGATTCGTGGGGGGATTCGCATACGCACCATTGATGCGCGTAGACCTTGACGCGTCAATGACAACTTGGCCGAATTTCCCGGAAGTTAACGCTACTCGGCCCCATCGGCACGGGAACTTCACCCGTTGTCCGCGCGGCTACCGCAGGCCGTACACGGGCTGCGGCGGCTCGGCCTCCGCGAGCAGTTCCAGCGCTGCCGCACCCGCCTCGGCCGGAGTCCGGCGCGCACCCTTGTCGGCGGTGGGGCCCGGCCGCCAGCCTTCCATGACAGTGATGCGGCCTGCCTCCACCTCGAAGACCCGGCCGCTCACGCCCGTACTGGCGTCGGAGCCGAGCCAGACGACGAGCGGTGAGACATCCTCGGGCAGGGCGGAAAGACCCGCGAAGAACTCCTCCGTCATACGGGTACGGGCCGCCGGCGCGATGGCGTTGACCTGCACGCCGTACCGGCCCATCTCGGCCGACGCGACCAGGGTCAGGCCGATGATTCCGGCCTTGGCGGCCGCATAGTTGCCCTGGCCGACGCTGCCCAGCAACCCTGCCCCGGATGTCGTGTTGACCACCCGGGCCGCCACCGGCCGCCCCGCCCCGGCCTCGGAACGCCAGTGCGCGGCGGCATGCTTGAGCGGCAGGAAATGGCCCTTCAGATGCACCCGCATCACGGCGTCCCAGTCGTCCTCGCCGAGGTTGACGAGCATCCGGTCACGCAGAAAACCCGCGTTGTTGACCAGGGTGTCGAGCCGGCCGTACGTCTCCAGTGCGGCGGCGACGAGAGACGTGGCACCCTCCGTCGTCGCGATGTCGCCGCCGTGCGCCAGCGCTTCGCCGCCCGCCGCCCGGATCTCGTCGACGACCTGCTGGGCCGGGCCGGTGGAGCAACCCGCCCCGTCCAGGCCCACGCCCAGGTCGTTGACGACGACCTTCGCGCCCTCGGCGGCGAAGGCGAGCGCATGGGCCCGCCCGAGACCGCGCCCGGCACCCGTCACGATCACCACACGCCCCTCGCAGATTCGGGTCATCTCACGTCTCCTTGTTGACAGTTGCGGCATCGAGGAAGGCGGGGCGCTCCCCGCCCCCGTGCACGAGCAGCGAGGCCCCGCTCACATAGGCCGCCCGCTCCGAGGCGAGGAAGACGGCCGCGTCACCGATCTCCGAGGGCTCCGCCAGCCGCCCCAGGGGCACGGTGCGACCGACCGCCGCGATCCCCTCCTCATCCCCGTAGTGCAGCCGGGACAGCTCGGTGCGGACCATGCCGAGGACGAGTGTGTTCACCCGTACCTCGGGCGCCCACTCCACAGCCATGGAGCGGGCCAGATTCTCCAGTCCGGCCTTCGCCGCCCCGTACGCCGCCGACCCCGGCGACGGGCGGCCGCCACTGACGCTGCCGATCATCACGATCGACCCACGGGCCGCCTTGAGAAGCTCGTACGCCGCGAGTGACGCGGTCAGCGGCGCGGTGAGATTGAGCTCGATCACCCGGGCGTGGCGGGCGGCGTCGCCTGCACCGAGCAGCCGGTACGGTGTCCCGCCCGCATTGTTGACCAGGGTGTCCAGTCGGCCGTACCGCACCGCGACCTTGTCGAAGAACTCCCCCACCGCAGCCGGATCGCGCACGTCGAGCGGTACGAACTCGGCCCCGGCAACGGGGGCTTCGGGCGCTCTGCGGGCACAGACCACCACCTCGGCGCCCGCCCGCAGGAACGCCCGCGCGATGCCCGCGCCCACGCCCCGCGTGCCGCCGGTGACGACGGCAACCCTCCCGTCCAGCTCCATCGGCTGCTACCTTCCTCACCTAACAAATGTTTGGTGGAAAGGTAGCTGATCCGCTCATGGGTGTCTCCACCGCAAGCCCTGAGAAGGGCATCTCCCTCGTCACGGTCGACTTCCCACCCGTCAACGCCCTTCCCGTACAGGGCTGGTACGACCTCGCCGACGCGCTGCGCGCGGCCGGACGCGACCCGCAGATCCGCTGTGTCGTGCTGGCCGCCGCGGGACGGGGCTTCAACGCGGGTGTCGACATCAAGGAGATGCAGCGCGACACCGGACACACCGCCCTGATCGGCGCGAACCGCGGCTGCTCCGAGGCGTTCGCCGCGGTGTACGAGTGCGAGGTGCCCGTCGTCGCCGCGGTGAACGGCTTCTGCCTGGGCGGCGGCATCGGCCTCGTCGGCAACGCGGACGCGATCGTCGCCTCCGACGACGCCACCTTCGGACTGCCCGAGCTGGACCGGGGCGCCCTCGGCGCGGCCACCCATCTCGCCCGCCTTGTCCCCCAGCATCTGATGCGCGCGCTGTACTACACCTCGCGCACCGCCACCGCGCAGGAGCTGCACGCCCACGGCTCGGTCTGGAAGGTCGTCCCGCGCGACGAACTGGCGGCGGCCGCACTGGAGCTGGCGCGGGAGATCGCGCGGAAGGACAGCTGCCTCATCCGGCTGGCCAAGGCCGCCATCAACGGCATCGACCCCGTCGACGTACGCCGCAGTTACCGCTTCGAGCAGGGCTTCACCTTCGAGGCCAACCTCAGCGGGGTCGCCGACCGCGTCCGCGACACCTTCGGGAAGGAAGAGCAGTCGTGACCGACAAGACCATGACGCCCGACGAGGTGGTCGCCCGGCTGAGCAGCGGGATGACGCTCGGGATCGGCGGCTGGGGCTCCCGCCGCAAACCGATGGCCCTGGTGCGAGCACTGCTCCGGTCCGGCATCACCGATCTCACCGTCGTCTCGTACGGCGGCCCCGACGTCGGCCTCCTCGCCGCCGCCGGCCGGATCCGCAAGCTCGTCACGGCCTTCGTCACCCTCGACTCGATCCCCCTCGAACCGCACTTCCGTGCCGCCCGCCAGTGCGGCGACCTCGCACTCACCGAGATCGACGAGGCAATGTTCATGTGGGGCCTGCACGCGGCCGCCAACCGGCTGCCGTTCCTCCCCGTGCGCGCCGGCCTCGGCTCCGACGTCATGCGTGTCAACCCCGGGCTCCGTACGGTCACCTCACCGTACGAGGACGGCGAGGAGTTCGTCGCGATGCCCGCCCTGCGGATGGACGCGGCGCTGGTCCACCTCAACCGCGCGGACAGGCTCGGAAACGGCCAGTACCTCGGCCCCGACCCGTACTTCGACGACCTGTTCTGCGAGGCCGCCGACACCGCGTACATCTCCTGCGAGCAACTGGTGGAGACTGCCGAGCTCACCAAGGACGCGGCGCCGCAGACCCTGCTCGTCAGCCGGCACGCGGTGACCGGAGTGGTCGAGGCACCCAACGGCGCGCACTTCACCTCGTGCGCCCCCGACTACGACCGCGACGAGACATTCCAGCGCCACTACGCGACCACCCCCTGGCCGGAGTTCGCCGAACGCTTCCTGTCCGGCGACGAACACGCCTACCGGTCCGCCGTCGCGGCATGGCACAAGGAGCAGCAGTGAGCACCGTGACCGTGTCCCGTGCCGAGTACTGCGTCGTCGCCTGTGCCGAGGCCTGGCGCGACGCGGGCGAGATCCTCGCCAGCCCTATGGGCGCCATCCCGTCCATCGGCGCCCGGCTCGCCAAACGCACCTTCTCCCCCGATCTGCTGCTCACGGACGGCGAAGCGCTGCTTGTCGGCCCCGACGGGTCGGCGGAGGGCTGGCTGCCCTACCGCCGCCATCTCGCCATGGTGACCGGCGGCAGGCGCCACGTGATGATGGGCGCGAGCCAGATCGACCGCTTCGGCAACCAGAACATCTCCTGCATCGGCGACTGGGAGCGGCCCGCACGCCAGCTTCTCGGTGTACGCGGCGCACCCGTCAACACCCTCAACAATCCGGTGAGTTACTGGGTGCCGAAACACTCCACGAGGGTCTTCGTCGAACGCGTCGATATGGTGAGCGGCGTCGGATACGACAGCGCGGCCGCCGCCGGTCCGAGCGCGACCCGCTACCACCGCATCCCGCGGGTCGTCTCCGACCTCGGTGTCTTCGACTTCGCGACCCCCGACCGCTCGATGCGGCTCGCGTCCCTGCATCCGGGCGTCACGGTGGAGCGGGTCCGTGAGGCAACCGGGTTCGTCCTCATGACCGGCCAGGACATCCCGTACACCCGCGAGCCCGGCCCCGAGGAGCTGCGTCTCATCCGCGAGGTCATCGACCCGGGCGGGCTGCGCGATCGTGAGGTCAGGGCGTGATGGAGACGGCCCTCACCCGGCTGACCGGCGTACGGCACCCCCTCGTACAGACCGGCATGGGGTGGGTGGCCGGGCCGCGGCTGGTCTCCGCCTCCGCCAACGCGGGCGCGCTCGGCATCCTCGCCTCCGCAACGATGACCACCGAACAGCTGCGGCAGTCCGTCCGCGAGGTGAAGTCCCGTACGGAGGCGCCCTTCGGGGTCAATCTCCGCGCCGACGCGGGCGATGCCCGCGACCGGGTCCGGATCATCATCGACGAAGAAGTGAAGGTCGCCTCCTTCGCCCTGGCGCCCTCCCGTGGACTGATCGCCGAGCTCAAGGACGCGGGCGTGGTCGTCATCCCCTCCATCGGGGCCCGTCGGCATGCGGAGAAGGTCGCGGCCTGGGGCGCGGACGCGGTGATCGTGCAGGGCGGCGAGGGCGGCGGCCACACCGGCGACGTGGCAACGACCGTGCTGCTTCCGCAGGTTGTCGATGCGGTGGACATCCCGGTGATCGCGGCGGGCGGCTTCCACGACGGGCGCGGCCTGGTCGCGGCGCTCGCCTACGGGGCGGCGGGCATCGCCATGGGCACGCGTTTCCTGCTCACCTCGGACTCGACCGTCCCGGACGCGGTGAAGGCCGTGTACCTCGCCGCGACCGTCAAGGACATCACCGTCACCACCGCCGTCGACGGGCTGCCGCACCGGATGCTCCGTACGGAACTCGTCGACTCCCTCGAACGGGCGGGCCGTACGAGGGCGCTGGCACAGGCCGTCCGCCGTGCCGCCGGCTTCAGGAGGATCTCGGGCCTGTCCTGGTCACAGATGATCCGCGACGGACTGGCCATGAAGCACGACAAGGACCTGACCTGGAGCCAGGTCCTGCTCGCGGCCAACACCCCCATGCTGCTGAAGGCATCCATGGTCGAGGGCCGCACCGACCTCGGCGTGATGGCTTCCGGGCAGGTCGCGGGGCTGATCGAGGATCTGCCGAGCTGCGAGGAGCTTGTCGCGCGCGTGATGTCCGAGGCGACGCGGGCACTCGACGCGCTGCCGCGGTTCTCTCCCCCGCCCCGCCCCTTCCCGTAGCCGGGAGGTGCACCCCTCCCCGTACGTCCTCGATCGCCGGACGGGCTGACGTTGTCAGCCCCGCCGGCGATCGAGGCCGCGATCGAGGCGCGGGGTTCGGGGCGGAGCCCCGACAGGGCCGCCGGTCTACGCCGCGGTTCGGCGCCCGCCCTGCGCACCGCGCCCAGGACGCCCGCCCTGCCGGGCCTGGCCGCCGCCCTGGCCGCCGCCCTGGCCACCGCGCCGGCCACGACCGCCGCCGCCACCGCCGCCCTGCGCGCCACGGCCACCGCCCTGTCCCTGGCCCGGGACCTGGGCACGGCGCCGCTGCGGCCGCTGCTGCGGCACGACGGGCTGCGGCACCTCGACGGTGACAGCGACACCGGAGGGCTCACGCGCACCGGTGATGCGGGCCAGCTCTTCGTCGCTGGACTTGACCCTGGCCGTGCGCGGGCTGATGCCCGCGTCCACCATCAGCCGGGTCATCTCGCGCCGCTGCTCGGGGAGCACCAGCGTCACGACACTGCCGGACTCGCCCGCCCTGGCGGTGCGTCCGCCGCGGTGCAGGTAGTCCTTGTGGTCGACGGGCGGATCGACGTTGACGACCAGGTCGAGATCGTCGACATGGATGCCGCGGGCCGCCACATTGGTCGCCACCAGAGCGG
This region includes:
- a CDS encoding nitronate monooxygenase family protein; the encoded protein is METALTRLTGVRHPLVQTGMGWVAGPRLVSASANAGALGILASATMTTEQLRQSVREVKSRTEAPFGVNLRADAGDARDRVRIIIDEEVKVASFALAPSRGLIAELKDAGVVVIPSIGARRHAEKVAAWGADAVIVQGGEGGGHTGDVATTVLLPQVVDAVDIPVIAAGGFHDGRGLVAALAYGAAGIAMGTRFLLTSDSTVPDAVKAVYLAATVKDITVTTAVDGLPHRMLRTELVDSLERAGRTRALAQAVRRAAGFRRISGLSWSQMIRDGLAMKHDKDLTWSQVLLAANTPMLLKASMVEGRTDLGVMASGQVAGLIEDLPSCEELVARVMSEATRALDALPRFSPPPRPFP